A window of Sphingorhabdus lacus contains these coding sequences:
- a CDS encoding RluA family pseudouridine synthase, with the protein MSKNDEKGIRQFVVEPDDDGIRLDRWFKRHLPDASFNIVSRWARTGQLRVDGKRATPGDRLLAGQAIRVPPADTSAAASARPVRKRRELTEDEMEFALSMVIHKDDAALVINKPAGLATQGGTKTENHVDGLLDALFFEMDNRPKLVHRLDKDTSGALLLARTSRSAGHFSKAFSSRTARKVYWALVVGVPDIADGFIDLPIGKQPGSGGEKMHVDEQNGQSARTRYRIVERAGNTCAWVELQPYTGRTHQLRVHMAAIGHPIVGDGKYGGKDAFLTGTISRKMHLHARRLRIDHPQGHQIDVRADLPPHMQDSFADLGFDIELGDALVLDAPKYSETAEGKKRIAANIAKSARKERKGERRSRGTVTDKPKDKKRSQLATGKKIAAKKPVIKKSVVKKPVLKK; encoded by the coding sequence ATGAGTAAGAACGACGAAAAAGGGATACGGCAATTTGTCGTCGAACCCGACGATGATGGCATCCGGCTTGATCGCTGGTTCAAACGGCATTTGCCCGATGCCTCGTTCAATATTGTCTCGCGCTGGGCGCGAACCGGGCAGTTACGTGTCGATGGCAAGCGCGCGACGCCAGGCGATCGCTTGCTGGCAGGGCAGGCGATCCGTGTTCCGCCTGCGGACACATCCGCAGCGGCCAGCGCGCGGCCGGTCCGCAAGCGTAGAGAATTGACCGAGGACGAGATGGAGTTCGCTCTGTCCATGGTCATTCACAAGGACGACGCGGCACTTGTCATCAACAAGCCTGCGGGGTTGGCGACGCAAGGTGGGACCAAGACCGAAAACCATGTAGACGGCCTGTTGGATGCTCTGTTCTTTGAAATGGATAACCGGCCCAAACTTGTTCACCGGTTGGACAAGGATACGTCGGGCGCACTGCTTTTGGCTCGGACGTCGCGTTCGGCAGGGCATTTTTCCAAGGCATTTTCATCGCGCACGGCGCGCAAAGTTTATTGGGCGCTTGTTGTGGGTGTACCCGACATCGCGGACGGATTCATTGACCTTCCCATCGGCAAGCAGCCGGGAAGCGGTGGCGAGAAGATGCATGTCGATGAGCAAAACGGTCAGTCTGCTCGGACCCGATATCGCATCGTCGAGCGTGCCGGTAACACGTGCGCATGGGTTGAGTTGCAACCCTATACTGGACGCACGCACCAGCTACGCGTACATATGGCCGCGATCGGGCATCCTATTGTCGGCGACGGCAAATATGGTGGAAAGGATGCGTTTCTTACCGGCACCATCAGCCGGAAAATGCATTTGCACGCACGCCGTTTGCGTATCGATCATCCGCAGGGACATCAGATCGATGTGCGTGCAGATTTGCCTCCACATATGCAGGACAGTTTTGCTGACCTCGGGTTCGATATTGAACTGGGCGACGCGCTTGTCCTCGACGCGCCCAAATATTCTGAAACGGCCGAAGGCAAGAAACGTATCGCCGCCAATATTGCCAAGTCTGCGCGCAAGGAACGCAAGGGCGAGCGCCGCTCGCGTGGCACTGTTACCGACAAACCAAAGGATAAGAAACGCAGCCAGCTGGCGACGGGTAAAAAAATCGCTGCGAAAAAGCCTGTAATTAAAAAGTCTGTGGTCAAGAAGCCGGTGTTGAAGAAGTGA
- a CDS encoding MaoC family dehydratase, with translation MAGRYFNQWKIGDTVVHEIRRTVTETDNLLFSVMTHNPQPLHIDAEAARASEFGQILVNGTFTFSLMVGLSVGDTTLGTLVANLGYDKLVMPKPVFIGDTLRAETEVVGLKDSKSRPGAGVVTFLHRCLNQRDELVCSCERSALLKRSETA, from the coding sequence ATGGCGGGACGTTATTTTAACCAGTGGAAGATCGGCGACACTGTTGTCCATGAAATCCGCCGAACGGTAACCGAAACCGACAATTTGTTGTTCTCGGTTATGACCCATAACCCGCAACCGTTGCACATCGATGCAGAAGCGGCGCGGGCCAGTGAGTTCGGGCAAATCCTTGTGAACGGCACCTTCACATTCAGTTTGATGGTGGGCCTTTCAGTCGGAGATACGACGCTAGGTACGCTGGTGGCCAATCTCGGATATGACAAGCTAGTCATGCCCAAACCGGTTTTTATCGGGGACACACTGCGCGCGGAAACCGAAGTCGTAGGGCTGAAAGACAGTAAATCGCGGCCCGGCGCGGGCGTCGTCACCTTCCTTCATCGCTGCCTCAATCAGCGCGACGAACTCGTATGCAGTTGCGAGCGCTCGGCACTGTTAAAGCGGAGCGAAACAGCGTAA
- a CDS encoding DUF11 domain-containing protein, which yields MNKRMLKAVFRFAPLAVITASAALSPVQVAAQNVARSPISLTSDVKIERIEVGANGAEEVKLFSPSDIAVVPGDKVLFMLQVQNSGTEPAAGFVATNPLPAPVRFTAVTEGWADVSVDGGLTWGKLTILKVKIKDAAGTAEVERAAGPEDVTHVRWVFADPIAAGAKKTISYRGVVK from the coding sequence ATGAACAAGAGAATGTTGAAAGCCGTTTTTCGATTTGCGCCTTTGGCAGTTATTACTGCTAGCGCGGCATTGAGCCCCGTTCAGGTGGCGGCGCAGAATGTTGCTCGATCGCCGATTTCTTTGACAAGCGACGTGAAAATTGAGCGAATAGAGGTAGGTGCCAATGGTGCCGAAGAAGTAAAATTGTTTAGCCCTAGCGATATTGCGGTGGTTCCCGGCGACAAAGTTCTGTTTATGTTGCAAGTCCAGAACTCCGGAACAGAACCGGCAGCCGGTTTTGTTGCGACCAATCCTTTGCCTGCCCCCGTACGCTTTACAGCTGTGACAGAGGGCTGGGCTGATGTGTCTGTGGATGGTGGTTTGACCTGGGGAAAACTTACTATTCTAAAGGTTAAGATAAAAGACGCAGCGGGAACAGCCGAAGTCGAACGCGCCGCTGGTCCTGAAGATGTGACTCATGTCCGCTGGGTTTTTGCTGATCCGATCGCTGCTGGCGCCAAGAAAACCATCAGCTATCGTGGTGTGGTGAAATAG
- a CDS encoding fluoride efflux transporter FluC, whose protein sequence is MYSILLVMSGGAIGAGLRFGLSRALPYSGQGWPWSTFVANILGGLAMGILAAWVLRGDNSAEPLRLFVGVGVLGGFTTFSAFSLEMARMIEQGQTGLAAGYALASVLLALGALFAGMTAAKAFWT, encoded by the coding sequence ATGTATTCGATCCTTCTTGTCATGTCCGGCGGCGCGATTGGGGCGGGGTTGCGCTTTGGTTTGTCGCGGGCTCTGCCTTATTCGGGGCAGGGTTGGCCGTGGTCGACCTTTGTCGCCAATATATTGGGCGGCTTGGCTATGGGGATTTTGGCAGCATGGGTATTGCGGGGTGATAACTCGGCTGAACCATTGCGACTGTTTGTGGGCGTCGGAGTGTTAGGCGGGTTTACGACATTCAGCGCGTTCAGCCTAGAAATGGCTCGGATGATAGAGCAAGGGCAAACGGGACTGGCCGCTGGGTATGCGCTGGCTTCGGTTCTTCTTGCGTTAGGGGCATTATTTGCCGGTATGACGGCAGCAAAGGCATTTTGGACATGA
- a CDS encoding acetyl/propionyl/methylcrotonyl-CoA carboxylase subunit alpha gives MIKSLLIANRGEIACRIIRTARDMGIRTVAVYSDADATALHVRRADDAVHIGPSPARESYLVGEKIIAAARATGAEAIHPGYGFLSENAEFAQSVIDAGLIWVGPNPASITAMGLKDAAKKLMAEAGVPVTPGYMGENQDPAFLAERAAEIGYPVLIKAVAGGGGKGMRKVDDAADFVEALASCQREASSSFGNAHVLIEKYIQRPRHIEVQVFGDKHGNIVHLFERDCSLQRRHQKVIEEAPAPGMDEATREQLCAAAVRAAKAVDYVGAGTIEFIADASDGLRADRIWFMEMNTRLQVEHPVTEEITGVDLVEWQLRVASGEALPKRQDELAINGWAMEVRLYAENPATGFLPSIGSLDHLAFPEELRIDTGVEEGGEVSPFYDPMIAKLIAWGQNRNAASAELRNGIDGTEVWPVKTNAGFLGRLLDLPEFASGDVDTGLIAREVDTLVTPPEPETDELLEAAALLCASPGQSPVSAALGFRLNAPSRAEARILDDSGATHDVVFSEVDEDHPTADVLAFVSGFARRYVLAQPRGSGLGAVGDGAILSPMPGRIIAVDVTAGQSVAKGQKLLTLEAMKMEHSLTAPFDGVVAELNAEAGMQVQVEALLARIEASAES, from the coding sequence ATGATCAAATCCCTTCTCATCGCAAACCGCGGCGAGATAGCCTGCCGGATTATCCGCACTGCCCGCGACATGGGTATTCGCACCGTGGCGGTTTATTCGGACGCTGACGCAACGGCGCTGCATGTGCGGCGGGCCGATGACGCGGTGCATATCGGGCCGTCGCCAGCGCGCGAGAGCTATCTTGTAGGCGAAAAAATTATCGCCGCCGCCAGGGCCACTGGTGCAGAAGCTATCCATCCCGGCTACGGTTTCCTATCCGAAAATGCCGAGTTTGCTCAAAGCGTGATAGACGCGGGCTTAATTTGGGTTGGGCCAAATCCAGCGAGCATTACCGCCATGGGGCTGAAGGATGCTGCGAAAAAGCTGATGGCCGAAGCCGGAGTGCCGGTCACCCCTGGCTATATGGGCGAAAACCAGGACCCCGCCTTTCTCGCTGAACGCGCCGCCGAGATCGGCTATCCCGTGCTCATCAAGGCGGTTGCCGGCGGCGGCGGCAAGGGAATGCGCAAGGTCGATGACGCGGCAGATTTCGTCGAAGCGCTGGCATCATGCCAGCGGGAGGCCAGTTCCTCTTTCGGCAATGCCCATGTCCTCATCGAAAAATATATCCAGCGCCCCCGTCACATCGAAGTGCAGGTGTTCGGTGATAAACACGGCAACATCGTCCATCTTTTTGAGAGGGACTGTTCTTTGCAACGCCGTCACCAGAAAGTGATCGAAGAGGCACCGGCGCCTGGAATGGACGAGGCAACGCGGGAACAACTGTGCGCCGCTGCCGTCCGTGCTGCAAAGGCAGTTGATTATGTTGGCGCGGGCACGATTGAGTTTATTGCCGATGCCAGCGACGGTCTGCGTGCCGACCGAATTTGGTTCATGGAAATGAATACGCGATTGCAGGTCGAGCATCCAGTGACAGAGGAAATCACGGGGGTCGATCTGGTCGAATGGCAGTTGCGTGTCGCGAGCGGTGAGGCTTTGCCCAAGCGGCAGGATGAATTAGCCATCAACGGCTGGGCAATGGAGGTGCGGCTATACGCAGAAAACCCGGCTACCGGATTTTTGCCATCCATCGGTTCGCTTGATCATCTGGCATTTCCGGAAGAATTGCGGATCGACACTGGAGTGGAGGAAGGCGGAGAGGTCTCTCCCTTCTATGACCCGATGATTGCCAAGCTGATTGCTTGGGGTCAGAACCGGAACGCAGCGTCAGCCGAGTTAAGAAACGGCATAGACGGCACCGAAGTCTGGCCGGTTAAAACCAATGCAGGATTTTTGGGCAGACTGCTGGATTTGCCGGAATTCGCTTCCGGCGATGTCGACACGGGCCTCATCGCGCGCGAAGTTGACACCCTCGTCACGCCGCCTGAACCAGAGACTGACGAACTGCTCGAAGCAGCCGCACTGTTATGTGCAAGCCCGGGCCAAAGTCCCGTAAGTGCGGCGCTTGGTTTCCGGCTTAATGCGCCATCCCGGGCTGAAGCTCGTATCTTGGACGATAGTGGCGCTACCCATGACGTGGTGTTCAGTGAGGTTGACGAGGATCATCCGACAGCTGACGTATTGGCCTTTGTCAGCGGCTTTGCGCGTCGTTACGTGTTGGCCCAGCCGAGAGGGTCAGGTCTTGGGGCAGTCGGTGATGGCGCCATTCTCTCCCCCATGCCGGGTCGAATTATCGCTGTTGACGTTACTGCAGGGCAGTCCGTGGCAAAGGGCCAAAAGCTCCTCACTCTCGAAGCAATGAAAATGGAACATAGTTTGACGGCGCCCTTCGACGGGGTAGTGGCAGAACTGAATGCAGAGGCGGGCATGCAGGTGCAGGTCGAGGCACTATTGGCACGGATTGAAGCGTCAGCTGAATCATGA
- the acnA gene encoding aconitate hydratase AcnA encodes MTAIGLDSLQTRTTLSAGGKTVDYFSIKKVAEKLGDVSRLPFSMKVLLENLLRFEDGGFTVSVHDVQALIDWQKDPKSTREIQYRPARVLLQDFTGVPCVVDLAAMRDAMNKLGGDAQKINPLVPVHLVIDHSVMVDEFGHPKAAEQNVEIEYQRNAERYDFLKWGSKSLANFKAVPPGTGICHQVNLEHIAQAVWTSTTDDGATIAYPDTCVGTDSHTTMINGLGVLGWGVGGIEAEAAMLGQPVSMLIPEVVGFKLTGALAEGVTATDLVLTATQMLRAKGVVGRFVEYYGPGLASLSLADRATLANMAPEYGATCGFFGIDEKTLDYLRLTGRDEDQIALVEAYAKEQGLWAYADMEDPIFTDTLSLDMGTVVPSLAGPKRPQDKVILTQVDDVFNGDLSNVYKHDSAKRVAVEGKTHDIGDGDVVIAAITSCTNTSNPSVLVAAGLVARKANAYGLKPKPWVKTSLAPGSQVVTDYLDRAGLTADLDAVGFNLVGYGCTTCIGNSGPLAEPISNAINANDIVAASVISGNRNFEGRVSPDVRANFLASPPLVVAYALKGTVTEDFTTTPIGQATDGSDVFLRDIWPTNQEVHDVMTANIDRSMFTARYAKVYEGDAHWQKIQVEGSDTYQWRAGSTYVANPPYFDGMSMTPAPVTDIIEAKPLAILGDSITTDHISPAGSIKADSPAGKFLMEHQVSKADFNSYGARRGHHEVMMRGTFANIRIKNEMVPGIEGGMSSYAGEVMPIYDAAMRHKADGTSLVVIAGKEYGTGSSRDWAAKGTNLLGVRVVIVESFERIHRSNLVGMGVLPLQFMEGQDRNSLGLKGDDSFTITSVSSLQPRQTVTVHVTRNDGSTFTFDTLCRIDTANEIEYFMNGGILHYVLRKLAA; translated from the coding sequence ATGACTGCAATCGGATTAGACAGCCTGCAAACCCGCACTACCCTCTCAGCGGGTGGCAAGACCGTGGATTATTTCTCCATCAAGAAAGTGGCTGAAAAGCTCGGTGATGTTTCGCGTTTGCCCTTTTCGATGAAAGTGTTGCTCGAAAATCTGCTTCGCTTTGAAGATGGTGGCTTTACGGTTTCAGTCCATGATGTGCAGGCGCTAATCGATTGGCAAAAGGACCCCAAGTCCACCCGCGAAATCCAGTATCGCCCTGCCCGCGTGCTGTTGCAGGATTTTACCGGTGTGCCATGCGTGGTCGATCTGGCGGCGATGCGCGATGCGATGAATAAGCTGGGCGGTGACGCGCAGAAAATCAATCCACTGGTTCCGGTGCATCTGGTCATCGACCACTCCGTAATGGTCGACGAATTCGGTCATCCTAAGGCAGCTGAACAGAATGTGGAGATCGAATATCAGCGCAATGCGGAGCGTTATGACTTTTTGAAATGGGGCTCGAAATCCCTCGCCAATTTCAAGGCAGTCCCTCCCGGGACGGGTATCTGCCACCAGGTCAATCTGGAACATATTGCACAGGCCGTATGGACCTCCACTACGGACGATGGCGCAACCATTGCTTATCCAGATACCTGTGTTGGTACCGATAGTCACACGACCATGATCAACGGCCTTGGCGTGCTCGGTTGGGGCGTAGGTGGCATCGAAGCGGAAGCGGCCATGTTGGGCCAGCCGGTTTCGATGTTGATCCCCGAAGTCGTCGGGTTCAAGCTGACCGGCGCACTTGCCGAAGGCGTGACCGCAACCGATCTTGTGTTGACTGCGACCCAGATGTTGCGCGCCAAGGGTGTGGTCGGACGCTTTGTTGAATATTACGGCCCCGGCCTTGCCTCGCTCAGCCTTGCCGACCGCGCGACGCTTGCTAACATGGCACCCGAATATGGCGCGACCTGCGGCTTCTTCGGCATTGACGAGAAGACGCTCGATTATCTGCGCCTCACGGGGCGCGATGAAGACCAGATTGCGTTGGTTGAGGCCTATGCCAAGGAACAAGGTCTCTGGGCATACGCTGATATGGAAGACCCTATATTCACCGATACCTTATCGCTCGACATGGGCACAGTTGTTCCGTCGCTCGCCGGTCCGAAGCGTCCACAGGACAAGGTAATCCTGACGCAGGTAGACGATGTATTCAACGGCGATCTTTCCAATGTGTACAAGCATGACAGCGCCAAGCGCGTTGCGGTTGAAGGCAAGACACATGATATCGGCGACGGCGACGTCGTGATTGCAGCGATTACATCGTGCACCAACACGTCCAACCCGTCGGTCTTGGTGGCAGCCGGTCTTGTGGCGCGAAAGGCCAACGCCTATGGTCTGAAACCAAAGCCTTGGGTTAAAACCTCGCTTGCACCGGGGAGCCAAGTCGTCACCGACTATCTGGATCGTGCGGGTTTAACTGCGGATCTGGATGCGGTTGGCTTCAACTTGGTTGGGTATGGCTGTACTACTTGTATCGGTAATTCTGGCCCATTGGCCGAACCCATCTCCAATGCAATCAACGCGAATGATATTGTTGCCGCCTCAGTCATTTCGGGGAACCGCAATTTCGAAGGCCGCGTATCACCCGATGTTCGCGCCAATTTCCTCGCATCGCCGCCACTGGTTGTTGCTTATGCGTTGAAAGGCACCGTCACCGAAGATTTCACCACCACACCGATTGGTCAAGCGACCGATGGTAGTGACGTATTCCTCCGCGATATCTGGCCTACCAATCAGGAAGTGCATGATGTCATGACCGCCAACATCGATCGTTCAATGTTCACGGCTCGCTATGCAAAAGTCTATGAAGGCGATGCCCATTGGCAGAAAATCCAGGTCGAAGGTTCGGACACCTATCAGTGGCGCGCTGGTTCCACCTATGTCGCGAACCCGCCCTATTTTGACGGCATGAGCATGACACCAGCACCGGTGACAGACATTATCGAAGCGAAACCGCTTGCGATCTTGGGTGATTCTATCACGACAGACCATATTTCGCCTGCCGGTTCGATTAAGGCGGATTCGCCTGCCGGCAAGTTCTTGATGGAGCATCAGGTAAGCAAGGCCGATTTCAACAGCTATGGCGCACGTCGTGGCCATCACGAAGTCATGATGCGCGGCACCTTTGCCAATATCCGCATCAAGAATGAAATGGTGCCCGGCATCGAAGGTGGCATGTCCAGTTATGCTGGTGAAGTAATGCCCATCTACGACGCCGCCATGCGCCACAAGGCCGATGGCACGTCGCTGGTCGTTATCGCAGGCAAAGAATATGGCACGGGATCAAGCCGCGACTGGGCTGCAAAGGGCACCAATCTGCTTGGTGTACGCGTCGTGATCGTCGAGAGCTTTGAGCGTATTCACCGCTCAAACCTCGTGGGCATGGGCGTTCTTCCTCTCCAGTTCATGGAAGGCCAGGACCGCAACAGTCTTGGTTTAAAAGGCGACGACAGCTTCACGATCACTAGCGTGTCTAGCCTTCAGCCGCGTCAGACGGTAACGGTGCACGTAACCCGCAACGATGGCTCGACCTTCACCTTCGACACGCTGTGCCGGATCGATACTGCGAACGAGATCGAGTATTTCATGAATGGCGGCATCCTGCACTATGTGCTCCGGAAGCTCGCGGCTTAA
- a CDS encoding HpcH/HpaI aldolase/citrate lyase family protein, producing the protein MKLRSLLFVPGDRPERFSKASASGADAIIIDLEDSVALDRKVLAREATAEYLSGDRPVLVFVRVNPQDSQLTHDDLASVLPFLPDGIVLPKAEGARSINWLRAEAAAVADNPDGEAPPILPIATETPGAVFDLGSLREVAPWLAGVSWGAEDLPAAVGAATSREPDGSYTAPYELARSLTLFAAHAAGVAAIDTVFPNISDADALDGYVARAARDGFTGMLAIHPSQVPNINKGFTPSEQQLAHARAVVDAFAENPGAGVLQLDGKMIDAPHLKAALSILARV; encoded by the coding sequence ATGAAGCTCCGCTCCCTCCTCTTCGTGCCCGGCGATCGGCCTGAACGTTTTTCCAAGGCTTCGGCTAGCGGAGCCGATGCGATCATTATCGATTTAGAAGATTCGGTAGCGTTAGACAGAAAGGTTTTGGCGCGCGAGGCGACGGCGGAATATCTGTCGGGTGACCGACCGGTGCTCGTGTTCGTTCGGGTGAATCCACAAGACAGTCAGTTGACCCATGATGACCTCGCATCTGTGCTGCCGTTCTTACCGGACGGTATCGTGTTGCCAAAGGCGGAAGGGGCCCGCTCAATAAACTGGTTGCGGGCCGAAGCGGCGGCAGTCGCAGATAATCCTGATGGTGAAGCGCCGCCGATTTTGCCCATTGCCACCGAAACGCCCGGCGCTGTTTTCGATCTTGGCAGTTTGCGCGAAGTTGCGCCTTGGTTAGCTGGGGTTAGCTGGGGGGCAGAAGACCTGCCGGCCGCTGTCGGCGCCGCCACTTCTCGGGAACCTGATGGTAGCTACACCGCGCCTTACGAATTAGCCCGTTCGCTGACCTTGTTTGCCGCCCATGCCGCGGGTGTTGCGGCTATTGATACCGTATTTCCAAATATAAGCGATGCAGATGCGTTAGACGGATATGTTGCACGGGCTGCTAGGGACGGCTTTACCGGAATGCTTGCTATTCATCCGTCGCAAGTACCAAATATCAACAAGGGATTTACGCCGTCGGAACAGCAATTGGCGCATGCCCGAGCAGTGGTAGATGCATTTGCCGAAAATCCTGGCGCTGGAGTGCTGCAACTCGATGGCAAGATGATCGACGCGCCGCATTTGAAGGCCGCGCTGTCGATCCTCGCCCGGGTCTAG
- a CDS encoding DUF167 domain-containing protein: MGSKICINFSINGVPMSAAPSTQDIIALLNVEEEIRLRVVPGAKVERLAIENASLKIWIRTAPEDGKANKAVISLLAKTLKLPKGAVTIISGHTSRDKRVRITLI; this comes from the coding sequence ATGGGTAGCAAAATCTGCATCAATTTTTCGATAAACGGGGTCCCCATGTCAGCTGCGCCATCAACCCAGGACATCATTGCATTATTGAATGTCGAGGAAGAAATTCGTTTGCGGGTCGTTCCGGGAGCAAAGGTCGAAAGGCTGGCGATCGAAAACGCTTCTTTAAAAATTTGGATTCGCACCGCACCCGAAGATGGTAAAGCAAACAAGGCAGTGATTTCTTTGCTCGCTAAGACCCTGAAGCTTCCCAAAGGGGCAGTGACGATCATATCTGGCCATACAAGCCGGGATAAGCGGGTGAGAATAACCCTGATTTGA
- a CDS encoding putative bifunctional diguanylate cyclase/phosphodiesterase codes for MAVAKLFRSFPGVGSSDNARYGSVAVITANDANRRLEVLDDFEHAGIGWLWATDAEFRLIYISENAAEKLSRPIEELLAQPLNALFETDSGTSGDRSDRPLNFQLTARNKIVDQTVRFALNSKQDEGRHTWWSISGHPKFDKSGNFQGYRGSAKDITVEYERKLVDSRLAEFDSLTGLANRHRMDKKLESILSAYKSAKRSCTLIMLDLDRFKHVNDTLGHPAGDDLLCQVARRLERVVGARGEIGRLGGDEFQIILPDLDDRGKLGELANKIIQIVSQPYTIDDKRATIGTSVGIAISPYDGIDKLDLIHNADLALYAAKNGGRGQFRFYSADLKDEAEERRLLEEGLRDALANELLELHYQPVVRTEDNMVVTFEALMRWEHPERGTIGPDVFVPIAEESDLINQIGAWALNKACQDAMKWPKSVRVAVNVSAAQFAHSDLIYIVTHALETSGLEPNRLELELTESVFMGDGETIDDIFRALKELGVRLALDDFGTGYSSLSYLRSAPFDKIKVDRTFVDSCTQKDQNSAKIIAAIIGLSDALGMETTVEGVEAFDQLEVVKSKGARFIQGWIYSKALTQETVLHRLKCGDLSIEPDGPERHRPERRSVFRRIGVIHDDHRYDALMRNLSKTGALIDGLLGVPEGTGLVLDLGGGQLVVCTVTRAQDAMIAVEFETPLVSDGAGGLCTRHRVSPYILAAAAIPGAPHTKPQFMQVAAVSGHSVMDFQD; via the coding sequence ATGGCAGTCGCAAAACTCTTCCGTAGCTTTCCCGGTGTGGGCTCTAGCGATAACGCACGTTATGGCTCAGTAGCAGTCATCACGGCGAACGACGCAAACCGCCGGCTTGAAGTGCTGGACGACTTTGAACATGCCGGCATCGGTTGGTTGTGGGCAACTGACGCAGAGTTTCGACTTATTTATATATCGGAAAATGCCGCCGAAAAGTTGAGCCGCCCGATAGAGGAATTGCTAGCACAGCCGCTAAACGCTCTGTTTGAAACGGACAGTGGCACAAGCGGCGACCGTTCTGACAGGCCACTCAATTTCCAACTGACCGCGCGCAACAAGATCGTCGACCAGACTGTACGCTTTGCCTTGAATTCGAAGCAAGATGAGGGACGTCATACATGGTGGTCCATCTCGGGCCATCCCAAATTCGATAAATCAGGCAACTTTCAAGGCTATCGCGGCAGCGCGAAAGACATAACTGTCGAGTATGAGCGTAAACTTGTCGACTCCCGTTTGGCCGAATTTGACTCGCTGACCGGCCTTGCGAACCGTCACCGCATGGACAAGAAGCTGGAAAGCATATTGTCCGCCTATAAATCGGCAAAACGCAGCTGTACGCTCATCATGCTCGATCTTGACCGGTTTAAACATGTCAACGACACGCTCGGTCACCCTGCTGGCGATGATCTGCTTTGCCAGGTTGCGCGTCGGCTGGAACGGGTAGTAGGCGCCCGCGGCGAAATAGGGCGTTTGGGCGGCGACGAATTTCAGATTATCCTACCCGACCTTGATGACCGCGGCAAATTGGGCGAGCTTGCGAACAAAATCATCCAGATCGTGTCGCAGCCATATACAATTGACGACAAACGCGCGACCATCGGCACCTCGGTCGGCATTGCAATCTCGCCTTATGACGGCATCGATAAGCTGGACCTGATCCACAACGCCGACCTTGCGCTTTATGCCGCAAAAAATGGCGGTCGTGGCCAGTTCCGTTTCTATTCTGCCGACCTGAAAGACGAAGCCGAAGAACGCCGCCTACTCGAAGAAGGTTTGCGTGATGCGCTCGCTAATGAGCTTTTGGAACTTCATTACCAGCCCGTCGTGCGTACCGAAGACAATATGGTAGTCACGTTCGAAGCGCTCATGCGTTGGGAACATCCCGAACGCGGGACGATCGGGCCCGATGTGTTCGTTCCAATTGCGGAAGAATCCGACTTGATCAACCAGATCGGCGCATGGGCGCTGAACAAGGCGTGTCAGGATGCAATGAAATGGCCAAAATCGGTTCGTGTCGCCGTCAATGTATCAGCAGCGCAATTTGCGCATTCGGATCTGATCTACATAGTAACCCACGCGCTCGAAACCTCTGGCCTTGAGCCCAATCGCCTAGAACTTGAGCTTACAGAAAGCGTGTTCATGGGCGATGGCGAGACCATCGATGATATATTCCGGGCATTGAAAGAATTGGGCGTTCGACTTGCACTGGACGATTTTGGAACCGGCTATTCCTCGCTCAGCTATCTGCGCTCAGCCCCTTTTGACAAGATTAAGGTCGACCGTACGTTTGTCGATAGTTGCACACAGAAGGACCAGAATAGCGCAAAAATCATCGCCGCAATTATAGGTCTTTCCGATGCCTTGGGCATGGAAACCACCGTCGAGGGCGTTGAAGCCTTCGACCAGTTGGAAGTCGTCAAATCCAAGGGCGCCCGCTTCATTCAGGGATGGATTTATTCCAAGGCACTCACTCAAGAAACGGTACTGCACCGCCTGAAATGTGGCGACCTGAGCATCGAACCCGATGGCCCCGAACGCCATCGGCCCGAACGCCGTTCCGTATTCCGGCGTATCGGCGTTATTCATGACGACCATCGTTACGATGCGCTGATGCGTAACCTGTCGAAGACGGGTGCGTTGATCGACGGTTTGCTGGGTGTACCGGAGGGCACCGGTTTGGTGCTTGATCTAGGCGGCGGGCAACTTGTCGTTTGCACTGTGACCCGTGCGCAAGATGCAATGATCGCCGTGGAATTCGAAACACCGCTGGTTAGCGATGGTGCCGGCGGTCTGTGCACCCGGCACCGCGTATCGCCCTATATATTGGCCGCGGCCGCTATTCCCGGCGCACCGCATACCAAACCACAATTTATGCAAGTCGCTGCTGTGTCTGGCCACAGCGTGATGGACTTCCAAGACTAA